In Asterias amurensis chromosome 4, ASM3211899v1, one genomic interval encodes:
- the LOC139935704 gene encoding E3 ubiquitin-protein ligase NHLRC1-like produces the protein MTTYSALELSTELRDIFLTCALCLGRYLKPKQLPCQHTFCSRCLFKWYNARPIRGKSLQCPVCRDSVPVPAGGIQTLPDSMLVVSIMEYLDRKVETNDSVSSILVGLVHQFGVKGNAEGQLYKPLGVSVSIDTEQVFVADCKNRIQVFDMDGKFLRKLVVKNLSKKFTPTFVNITRHLSMDGSERLVISDINNKQVLVCDFQGRVLRQVGKHDLGMPGGAAVTSDGQIHVVDVYARIVRTYDRYGTPLRLLGRYGTAENAFRHPKHIAVTKNDDIVVTDTTNHTVHVFEMSGRLERAFGVRGKLDGEFRSPNGLTVDREGHIMVADVGNHSLLMFDINGQFIRRIDDPIDDLRHPESIAIAGDGKIAVADSGNHCIKFFSF, from the coding sequence ATGACTACTTACAGCGCACTGGAGCTGTCGACGGAACTCAGGGATATCTTCCTGACGTGTGCATTGTGCTTAGGGCGCTACCTAAAGCCCAAACAACTGCCATGCCAGCACACCTTCTGCTCCAGGTGTCTCTTCAAGTGGTACAACGCCCGCCCCATCCGGGGGAAGAGCCTCCAATGCCCAGTGTGCAGGGACTCGGTTCCGGTTCCAGCCGGTGGTATCCAGACTCTACCAGACAGCATGCTTGTGGTGTCGATCATGGAATACCTGGACCGAAAGGTCGAGACCAATGACTCGGTGTCGTCGATACTCGTGGGACTCGTCCACCAATTCGGGGTGAAAGGAAACGCAGAGGGGCAGTTGTATAAACCCCTTGGAGTGTCTGTCAGTATCGACACTGAACAAGTATTCGTTGCAGACTGCAAGAACCGAATACAGGTATTCGATATGGATGGAAAGTTCCTCCGGAAACTCGTAGTGAAGAActtaagcaaaaagttcacCCCGACGTTTGTGAACATCACAAGGCATCTTAGCATGGACGGAAGCGAGAGACTGGTCATCTCGGATATCAACAACAAACAGGTACTGGTATGCGATTTCCAGGGCAGGGTGCTACGACAAGTCGGAAAACACGACCTTGGTATGCCGGGTGGTGCTGCCGTGACGAGCGATGGCCAAATCCATGTAGTGGACGTCTACGCGCGTATTGTGCGGACCTACGACCGCTACGGCACACCACTCCGGCTACTCGGACGCTACGGGACGGCAGAGAACGCCTTCAGACACCCCAAACACATCGCCGTTACCAAGAACGACGACATCGTTGTGACGGACACCACAAATCACACTGTCCATGTCTTCGAAATGTCCGGGAGGCTGGAGCGCGCGTTCGGCGTCCGCGGTAAACTGGACGGGGAGTTCCGCTCACCGAACGGACTGACGGTGGACAGAGAAGGTCATATCATGGTAGCAGATGTGGGTAACCACAGCCTACTGATGTTTGACATCAACGGCCAGTTCATTCGTCGAATCGATGACCCAATCGATGATCTTCGGCATCCAGAGAGCATAGCCATTGCTGGAGATGGCAAAATTGCTGTTGCAGATTCGGGCAACCACTGCATTAAATTCTTCTCCTTTTAA